caacacttcggatatgcaaatgcttcccgttacacacgattgctgtcaataaacatcattttgccaatattttagagaccccccaacacttcccaaatcatgttttcaagggatcacgtctgtttcaggggatctcggatcccccgagtacccccgtagttcgaatactggttgtcctgatttagactggtgtgttttttttgggtggggtggggtggggggggttgcgcgatgttgcacccgggtccagattagggcagaaccggccctggctacatttcaggtgtagtttgttttatgtatgtacttgcatagatgtgtacttggtcttccaatatggcgactaccgaaatctcgcggcgcgatgacgtcatgcgggaagggTCTATTGATTGACATCCTTTAAAACAGCCTctctcaaccagggtgccgtgtctggcttcgttaggggtgctgtcaaaaaattatatattctaacattgaaataaagaaaatgaattaaaattccaaaaaacgatagttacactaatgcagatcatcgccgcctcatgcatcatcaaaatctgtctcatggccccctttcccatgtcacattattgccggggtcagcgtgactgcgtacattttatatgggggtgccttgagaacttgcatacttctgaagggtgccgtgactgaaaaaaggttgagaaacgctgctttaAAAAGTTGCAATTTGAGGCATCTTGCACACGTACTGCATCACACTGCAGCACTTAATTTTTCGATCAAGATATTTAGTTAGCTGAGGAAAAAGGGattccttaattttactcaggCACTTTTTGATGtttgggggggaagaaaaaaatatttatgataattgttttgaatgttctaCCTCAGATTTGTGAAATGCTCTGCTGTTTGGGAAGTGTTTAACATGTAACCACAAAGAACAGCTTAACATCGCAACCATCTGGTTTCTTCAACTTTCATTCgggagcaataaataaataaataaataaattttaaaaaagcctTTAAACTTGAATATGACGACACGATATGATTGTTACTGACCGATATGAAAACATTTTTGGCCACATTACTCAGCCCTACATGGGGCTGAGTCAATGGCTACGTTCACAttaccaggctgaagtgactcaattcTGATTTTTGCCTTAATGTGACACAGATCTGATGTTTTCAGGGCCGTGTGGACACAAATCTGAGGTCACTTTCATACGTGGGCTGAGATCCAATCCATGGCCATGCTACATGAATGAGAACAGTCAGATTGGAATTCGTGTGGCATTTTGCCTATATGCGTGTGCCGAGTGTGGTCATCAGCCAGCACAGGAAGCACAGCAAAACAACGGAGGACCGCTACGATAGCTGCAAAAACAGCAAGAGCAAGCTTGCAAACTCTGCCATCCTCCAGAGCAAAATGAAAAGGTGTGTATTAGTTACAAGTGCATCCATATTGTCAGTTTTAATAGCACAAGTCATCTCACAAACGACTTCTGTTGTTGAAGCGGATGACTCGTGCAAATAAACGTGCACATGCTTGCTGTTTCGGAGGACAGATGCAGTCACATTACAGTTAGACACAAGTCACCTGTAATCATCAATGAATTGTCAAGATGGGCAAATCTGACCCAAGCAAAAATCAGACTTGAACAATAAGGCTTGTAATGTGGATGTTGCCAGTGTATCAGAAAGGCTCTGTTAATTGGCCTAAACGATCTCCTGGAAGAACTGCAGGCTGAGACCCAATTCTGAGTACACTTACGGGTTCCAGTGCTCTTTCGAGATCCTGTAGAGACTAGCAAACATGATGGGCAGGATGACACTGGAGTTCTCCTCGATCAGACTCATGATGTACTCATTGTTCCAGTAATACAGGGCTCGCTCAGCCACCTACCATGCAGAAATGAGGGAAGACAATTACATCCATTTGGAATCTGCAGTCATTTTGTTAGAAGGGATTTAGCTGAACAGTATATAATAAAATGTGGGTTTAAACCCcccacaagatcaactgtgagttactgctcacttatgtatcccccccgttctcacttatatcagaatgcaagcaataggacacttatgaatcaagcagttgtgatttgtagctgctgagaaaaatgttgtaaatccatgctacatGCTTTGTAAATACaatgttggtaaacaggaagtcactcagtgcgtttacatgcacatagagaaaatcgaatttctgcggttgctcgactgaaatcgaagctctaaatggcatgtaaaacaccttagctaggctgaaattgaaccgaacttgatttctcgcaatcgagctacacgacctagattatgcgactgtagccgagctacttagtgcatgtataccctatcgagctacggagtcgagccgcttacttcagcgctgccccttccagaagtgacgagaccaaaagcgggaaaaacagcagcctcggtcggcatgacaacgaatcatgacaacggcatgaatcttttctttttgtggcattgtttgcactgttaaaatttagctcacttactgtatcaccaaatacatctgttgcatagctgtgaattgtgtacataaacaagtcactgtatttgtgtgtatatatatatatatatatatatatatatatatatatatatatatatatatatatatatatatatctctccccaacatctgaagaatgtcaataaaaacaaaataattgaattttgtgtgtttattaagacacaagttaaattgtaagcaaaaaaaaaaaatttttgtaagcaaaaaatggactttagaaaaacattgtgcaaaataagttgtcttacaaaacagtggtctgcgccggacagtttgtagccatacagtctgttagagcaagcctaacagcttgaacacagaactgccagtgttgccagattggggggttttaagtgcattttagcggatttgaacatgttttgggctggaatacgtcagcagtatctggcaacactatagctcttcttcatgacgacaaccggaagtgtaccaacacgatggggcgtgtagcgccacgtgtggctcgggtgcacaatagcccgatttcacttgtgcatgtaggattggatttctctggcacccctgctgggaccctttgctcgattaccgacagtagctcgatttagatgtgcatgtaaacgtactgactgtgtgacagacctgaaaacggtatacatggtatagaaccccaagctgaagctcggtaccaaatatcaagcagttgtgatttgtagttgctgagaaaactgctgtgaaaaaatgttgtaaatccacgatataggttttgtaaatacattgtcagtaaacaggaagttgatgtgcggcaGACCtgaacagtatacatggtaaagaaccccaagctgaagttcggtaccaagtggctatgatttgtggttggtgATCAAAAGGGTGCGTTTTAGACAGACGGAaacatggacagaggtaaaccagtatttaCCCCCCCACCCCTTCAGCGTGgggtatttatatttattttttttaaaagggcaGACCTGAAAGTGAGGACTGGATACACATCTGGAAATCTGCTTGAACAGAGGCTCCTGGACCTTGACAAACTGTGTGGGCTCAATCACGTCTAGGATCTCCTCTAGCTCACCGAGGAACATAACCTAAGAACATACCGGCATGAGTGTCAAAACAGAGCAGCCATCTTCCTTCACAGGGAAAACAGCAGCTAATCACCACAACCTTGTAACTACTCTGCTGTGGGAACAAAATCAAAGGTTACAGCAGGGCCGCTACTGCAGCAGCCCACTGGTCTCCTCTCTGATGTTTTGCTCTTATCAAAGAGCTCCGTGCACAACTCGACAGTCGGCGTATTCAATGTGAAGCAAGAATTACAGTTCCATATTCATACCGATATTGCATCAGAGAACATCTCTGAAGAGCATCCAATAAACTTCGGTCAAATGCTAAAGAATATTTGAAGTCCCAATTCAATAAGTAAGAGACATTTACCAAGTAACAAGCACTTTTGAATTAAGCATGAAATTTTCATTTACCTCTTTCTGACTGCAGGTTTTTGGCCAGAACTTTAACAAGCCTCTTATCACCTGAAAAGTTCCAAATCAAAATGAGGCAGAGGAACAAAATATATAGACATAAAGAGAAAAGCTTCGAGCAGGATGTCACTTACAGGTTCTGTTAGCATGGGATCTTTCTCTAGAAATTGCACAATACAGTAGGCCAGCTGCAAAAGACAGAAACGTTGATAAGTGTGCGCGCATGCACTGACCTGACAACAGCAGCAGTGGAGAATTTATACAGTCCTCCCTCACTACTCTCCCCCTCAAGGGAATTTATAGACAGTGCACTCATTTACTTAGCGTGTCCTCAGTTTCACCCCTTTTGATGAAATGCAGGTACTGAACAAACTTTATCACCACCAGAAAAATTAACaaaacttgaatttttttttttttttttttttgccacgtaTCTCAGATTGGTAGCTTCAAGTGTCCTTCACTTTTCACAGCGTGAAATAAAGCATCAAGTGTCACAagcatgaacaaacaaacaaaaaaacttaaCTGTAAAAACAGCCAAAGCAGGCACAGGGCCCTGAATACCTGTGCATGGAAGAGTGACAGACTTCTTGCTGAGTGCAGAGGCAGTAAAACTTTTACCAGGAACTGTTTATGTTCAGCTTTCAGAGGAAGTGCAAAGCCATTGATGATACTACAgggagaaaaaaggaaaaaaaaaaaaaaaaagagggggagCAAACAAGCATGAACAACATGACAGTGTACATTCTGCACTAATCTAAACGACTAGACAGGCACATACCTTCCCAAGATCTCCAAGAGCTCAGCAACTCCACTGAAGTGTTCCGTTTCGTACACAAACCTACTCCAAACAGAGATGGCATTCAAAAACAAGAGCAGATAAAATATCAGTAATGCAGTATTCAACATTATCTGCATTATCTGATCCATTACTTTGGGGGGTAATTTCACTTTTCTTACCCAAGAAAAATGTTATTGATCTGTTTGCGGATGAAGGCCCTGAGACCGAGGAACTTGCCATAAATTCTGTGCAGGACCGTCTTCAAACAGTCCCTCTCACGAGGGTCCTCACTGTCAAACAGCTCCAGAAGCTGAGAACAAACAGAGCGAGGGCAAGACAGAAGCACTTTATCAACAGGCAGGTTTATTTAGCAGCACCCATAAAAGACATGTTGAACTAGCAACATGCCTTGGTAACACTGAACACAATAACATAACTTCGTAAACCGTACAATACACTACTTATTTCCATGTAACGAGCCCACACTTTTCCAGAACACACCTGGAGTACAAATTTCTGGTCAATGTACTTTTTGGCAATGCTGGGTTGAAATTCTTGACTCTCCAAGAAGCGAATGAAGAACTCGTAGACAagctggagagagacagacaaggattgggtaacgttttttttttttgccaaggatAAAACTTCAGACAAATAGCACAAGATGAACAGGGACAGTCTGACTTAAGTTGGGGGAGGGATGTGCGATGTTTTACTCAGTTCTACCTGCAAGTGGGGCCATGATGCTTCCAACGTAGGCTCATCCTCCTCTGGGTCAAACTCATTACTGTCACTGGGAGGAAGTGTCCGGAATATGTTACAGgacacctgagagagagagagagagagagagagagagagagacacagactaaGTGAGCCCCTGAGGAAGTGCTGTATCTTAATGAAGCCatgtttaacctcctaaggcccaagctgtttttttacatgcattttttatttctctttgctatttgggcttattagaacctgattagaataaaaactaagcatcatcttttgataagatgtacttttagagaagtaTGTCCACatgtgtggattcttgttccgaatttctaaaaagtgctgtccacgcatgtgaccgctaagccctaggaggttaaaattACTGAACGTCAACTGAAACTCTGATCAAGACTGTAGCACCAACCATTTTGACAACTTCTGGATACGTCTGTTCAGTGAGGTAACCTCGGCTAACCGTGACATAGTCCACCAGCTCATTCAAAGTAGAGCGCTTGTACTCCTTCATCTTGAGGTCAGACAGTGTGTCCATGAAATCAAACAGAGTACAGCACTGCTGCAACTTCTTTAGAAACAACTCTGGCTGCTCTTGGGCAGACACATCTACAGGGAGAGAACGAGAGATAAAAGGAGGAGAAAATAACAAATGTGCACTTTGTAAATCTTCTGATGTGCATGCACAGACAAAATCAGCAACTTTTTCCTCTTTGATGTGTTACAAGTGAAACCAACCTCTCGACCACTAAAAACGCTTCTCCTGCACCAGTTTTCATTTGTCTTTTCTTTAAACCAAAACTGAACACAAAAACAATGGGAACGGACACAAATGCGTCTTCCAAACTATACTGCGTGACCAAAAGCACGTGGACAACTGACCGTCCCAAAACCATTGGGATTAATATGCCGTTTGTCCCCCTTTTGCAGCCATGGTCTACTCCATTCTTCTGGGTaagctttccactagattctgGAGCATTCAGCCAACACTCAAacagttgaaactccttcctgtagtGGATTGTCTTCATCTCAGAGGTGGTGTGCAAATCTACAAGTGCCTTAATGGATTAGCACCCACTTATTTGTGCAACATGTTCAACAAGAGATCGCAAATTCATGACAACACCAGAAAAAAGGGACTCATTGCACCTCATTAAGTGCAGGACTGCTCTAGCTCAGAACTCGTTTCCTTACAGAGGTGTAAAAATCTGGTACTTGTTGCCCAATGAGAAAAAGTTGCGACAGTAGCCTCTTAAGCGTCAGCTGAGACAACACTTGCTGAGTGATTGGCTTCCGAGTTAATATTTGCATTTTGGAATTTATGGCAGTATTTTAACCAATAATCATAGTTAACCAAGTTTATTATTGATTTATGAGTcattttagtgatttttttttttttggattgtaaatgtcacattcagaagtttgccaatgacacagcaaATGTTGGTTGCATCAGTGACGACagatagcccttttccaccaaatcagttccagggctggttcggagccagtgctggttcacaactcgttcaacttgcgagccagctgagaaccagtttgcttttccatcgctcgcggtgccacgtcattacatcgctgtatacgtcagttacatcgctacattcgcttaaaccttggcgtgaatatcgaagcaaaaacaacacggaagaagcagcagcagcaacaataataaaaaatgacttcgcgtttgtacagctgcggcttctcgccgcttaaaaatggcgatctttcgcggtcttgttattgttggtcttaacaactctgcccccccgctgacgtaagcggttctttcctctggcccagcagagagttggtgctagcctggaaccggtttttctggccccagagtcagttctttgtcagtgaaaacagaaaacccagttccaaactaagcactggccccaaaccagccctggaactgctttggtggaaaaggggcatcagaggaggagtataggagcctggtgagggactttgctgtgtggtgcaacaggaaccatctgcagctcaacacctcgaagaccaaggagctggtcattgactttgggaggtccagaccaaggtcacgaccagttctgatcgagggagtcgaggtggaggctgtggattcctacaagtacctcgggctgtggctggacaggacttgcaacaccaaacacttatacaggaagggacagagcaggctatacttccttaggaggctgcggtcctttaacatctgcaggaaactcctgtggatgttctatcagtctgtggtcgccagtgtcctgttttacaccgtggtgtgctggggggcagcacatccaaggaggacacatccaggctggacaaactgatcaggtgggccggctctgtggtcggcatgaagctggactccctggtgatggtggcagagaagaggtctactgACAAACTTgatcatcatggacgatgccagtcaccctctgcacaccgtcatcagcaaccagaggagcctgttcagtggcagaatgctccttcccaagcgcaggatgaacagactcaaaaactcctttgtccctcacgccatcagacagtacaactcctctctgggggggggggggggggggggacgacaggaggacagaggatgggaaggagcagtagcctagcctaacaataagcaatactggacaatgtgcaatataatgtgcaatataaaatgcaatatctctcctgccgccgccacgcccccccctccttccccatatcttattctttttatatttgtatatgtaaatacttattttaatttatctagaagtttttctctatttcttttctctgtttacctgtaatgatgctgctgaaatcttaaatttccctgagggaacctgcccaaagggatcaataaagttttatctaatctaataggATTTATTTTTACATATAATTTTCTTCTTTATATCGTAAATTGGATATGAAGATCCCATCTGGGAATCCAATAAAGTCTTTTGTATTTCAGCATGGCTATAAGGATTTCCCCGATTGAGCCACAAGAGCTATAGTGAGGTGAGCTCCTGATGACCCTGGCAAACCATGCCTTCATTGATGGGGGCACATCGTGCAGAAACAGGTTTGGGCTCcttagttccactgaagggaaatCGTAATGTTATAGCATACAAAAGCACTCTATACAACTGCGTTTGGAACAGTTAGGAAGACCCACAtacaggtgtgatggtcagatatCTACACAGTTTTGCTCTTGATAAATTGCCATTATCTAAACATGGTGGCTTTGATACCTTTCAGTAGCGGCAGCTGCACTAGCTCAATGGGTTTGTCCTgagatctgaattgagacgagctctgCGCTCGCTTCTGCCTAGTTTTCCGGACCGACTTCCTGGAGAAGCCATCCACCTTGTCTGCGGATGGGGGTGCGGTGGCTGCCGAAGACATAGCCCTGAAATAGAGAAGGaggaaaagaataaaaaaagcgTTCAAAATTATAAGCATCCTACTAaccaggtttttttgttttgttttgaacttTGAGTTATCAGAAATACATTCTAGCAAAAACCTCAGTAGTGGCTTCTACGGTTTCTGACACAGCATACAAAACATCCAGGTACTCTTCTAGGAGTACAAGACGAGGCAAGCTTACTTTTGCCAGACCACAGCCTA
This Neoarius graeffei isolate fNeoGra1 chromosome 3, fNeoGra1.pri, whole genome shotgun sequence DNA region includes the following protein-coding sequences:
- the ppp2r5ea gene encoding protein phosphatase 2, regulatory subunit B', epsilon isoform X1, whose product is MAMSSAATAPPSADKVDGFSRKSVRKTRQKRAQSSSQFRSQDKPIELVQLPLLKDVSAQEQPELFLKKLQQCCTLFDFMDTLSDLKMKEYKRSTLNELVDYVTVSRGYLTEQTYPEVVKMVSCNIFRTLPPSDSNEFDPEEDEPTLEASWPHLQLVYEFFIRFLESQEFQPSIAKKYIDQKFVLQLLELFDSEDPRERDCLKTVLHRIYGKFLGLRAFIRKQINNIFLGFVYETEHFSGVAELLEILGSIINGFALPLKAEHKQFLVKVLLPLHSARSLSLFHAQLAYCIVQFLEKDPMLTEPVIRGLLKFWPKTCSQKEVMFLGELEEILDVIEPTQFVKVQEPLFKQISRCVSSPHFQVAERALYYWNNEYIMSLIEENSSVILPIMFASLYRISKEHWNPAISALIYNVLKAFMEMNSALFDELASTYKSERQREKKKEKEREDLWRKLEELELRRGIQNSDGIIPT
- the ppp2r5ea gene encoding protein phosphatase 2, regulatory subunit B', epsilon isoform X2, which produces MSSAATAPPSADKVDGFSRKSVRKTRQKRAQSSSQFRSQDKPIELVQLPLLKDVSAQEQPELFLKKLQQCCTLFDFMDTLSDLKMKEYKRSTLNELVDYVTVSRGYLTEQTYPEVVKMVSCNIFRTLPPSDSNEFDPEEDEPTLEASWPHLQLVYEFFIRFLESQEFQPSIAKKYIDQKFVLQLLELFDSEDPRERDCLKTVLHRIYGKFLGLRAFIRKQINNIFLGFVYETEHFSGVAELLEILGSIINGFALPLKAEHKQFLVKVLLPLHSARSLSLFHAQLAYCIVQFLEKDPMLTEPVIRGLLKFWPKTCSQKEVMFLGELEEILDVIEPTQFVKVQEPLFKQISRCVSSPHFQVAERALYYWNNEYIMSLIEENSSVILPIMFASLYRISKEHWNPAISALIYNVLKAFMEMNSALFDELASTYKSERQREKKKEKEREDLWRKLEELELRRGIQNSDGIIPT